The sequence CAACTATTGCCAAAGTCCAACACATTAGACAATCTACTATGTTTAACAGCCAGATGGTTATGCTTTACACTTATACCTATTACCCATTTTACACTATCTCGAATAATTAGAATATCTCTAACATCACCAATAATTCCTTCTTTGTCAGATTGTAATCTTATTGTGAGTATATCCCCAGAATTATCTTCTATCATAGGTTCAAGCTCACGTAAAGTTGGAATAGCAGCCAATGCTTCCTTTTTCATAATCGTCTTAGTATTCTCGTCAAGACAATTCCAATTATTCATATCCTGTATAAGGTTGTTGTTGTTTGCTACAACAACAGACCTTATTTTAGATATTTCTTCTTCGAGACATTTAACACATATGTATTCAAATGCTCTTCCGAGTTCGTCACTTTTTGGCATAAGCTAGAATTCTATAGCATCTTTAATCGCTAGGGCAATTTCATATGCAAGATTAACTGGAACAGCATTTCCAATCATCTTGTATGCATTGTCTACCTTGTCATAAATAAATTTAAAAGAGTCGGGGAAACCTTGTACTCGTGCAACCTCTCGAACAGTCATTCTTCTATACAAATGCTCTTTCCCTTCAACAAATCTACAATCATTTGTGTCAAATTTAATCATCTTTGGAGCTTGTGGATGTAATTGGCATTGTCTTCCAGATGCCTGAACAGTAAAACCTTGTTCATCCCAAGCCTTAACTCTATTTCTACTCATATAAATTGTAGAATAAGCGCCAATAAAATACTCATTGTTATTAATAGCCTCTGGATTATGATGGTTCTTTTCAAGTGCAGGTACTGCACTATCTTTTAAATCCCAAATAATATCACGTAGTGTAATTTTTTTCTTATCATCACGTGTACTACCTTCTGGAAATTTAAAATCTATATTTAAATCATTTCTAAAACCAATATAAAATACTCTTTTTCTTTCTTGAGCTACTCCATAATCTTTTGCATTAACTAAAGTAAGAGAAACATTGTAGCCACTTTCCTTGAACATATTTAATATATTCTGAACGGCACCAGAATGTCTATCCGCAAGCATACCGCTTACGTTTTCTGCTAAAAAGAATTTAGGTTTTACTTCCTGTAATATTCTTATATAGTCAAAGAAAAGCTGACCTCTAGCATCTTCAATACCACGTAAAGAACCAGCTTCACTCCAAGATTGACATGGAGGTCCACCTATTATACCATCAACATCTTTAGGGAAGTCACTTTCCTTGATATTTCTAATATCACCCCTGATTAGCTTTGTTTTGGGGTGATTTGCTTCAAAAGTTTCCCAAATAGAGGGATCAAACTCGTTTGCAACAGGTACTTCAAATCCAGCTCTTTCAAAGCCAAGATCTAGACCTCCACAACCGCTAAATAAACTTATTACTTTCATTTTTAAATTTTATATTTTATATTTTACTAGTTTTACTTCTATTAAATCAGCTGTATTATTGGGGTTTTGAACAAAAGTATCTTCTATTGTAAGATTATCAATCCTTTGAGAAAGCTCTGACAATTCATCTATGTTCTCAAAAGAATTATACTTATCACTTGGTATAATAGCCATTAACTCAAAATTACTTTCATCATATCTGTATATATCGGCAAAACTACCTACTTTAAATGGATGAGATATACCCCACATTCCCCTAGCTCTAAAAAAAGTTATTCTCAACGGGTCAACAGCATTTATATGCGCAAGTTCTTTGGTTTCTTCTAAATCTAATTCAGATGATTCTTCAATGCTTTGTTTCACACTATTAAAAACATTTTCATAACATTCTTTACTTGCACAATATACTGAACCATATACCAGGGCTAATGACTTTAAATTATTTTTCTTTTTTTCAACACAGCCAATGGCATATATTATATCTTTTACATCCCAATCTCCATTTTCTATTTCACGACAAGCCTTTGATATTTTACTATCATTTTTAAACAAATGAGATTTGGGATAGCTACTATTTAAATTAATGTTTCCGATTGACTCAACTTTTTTCACTTCAATTGCAGCTCCTCTTTTAAGAACTGCATCTGGGGGATTATTCTTTCCACCGCCATATGACAAAGCCTCTGCACGCTTCCTTGTTTTGTCAACACCACTTAAACCAAGAGAATTGGAAAAAGCATCTTTAATATACTCCTCTAAAGGCTCTCCTAACGAATGTAAACGATTATTAGAATTAGGGGAATTTCCAATAACTCTTCTATTATCTTTAATTATATTAATAATTGCAGTAATAATATTGTAATTGCTCATAAAATGACACTAATTAAATGGTATAAAATATGGTGTTATATCTAAATATTTTTGGTGTACTTGTGAACAATTTACAAATCTATAACCATTCTCTTTTTTATAAATATCAAATCTATATCGTTTTTCTCCTATCCTTAGTCCCTGTTTCCAATAGCAACCTTTTTTATAATTTTGTATTTGATCCATAGGTACGACTACTATACCACAAAGACCTATTGTAAAAATCATATATTTTACTCCTAAATCAAAATATCTATCTGCATATACATAATACCATGACAAAGCACCTTTATCATATAATCTTGAATTAGAAATGCTAATTAAATTTCCGTTTGCAGCACGATATACACCTCTTGAATGCCTTTCGGCATCCAACTTAAAATCATTAGGCAAGATTTTGTTTATATCATCAAAATCTAAAAAGGTTTTACCAGTATCACTTCTTTTCATTATATTATAAACTCAATTTGTTTTGAAAAAGAAAAATTTTCGTTCATCTTTAAAGAAGGGCGTGGAATGGTGTAGTGATACCAAGGTTTAGGACGACCTACATCAGGCAACAACCATTTAAGTCCACGCCCTTATAGAGAGCGCGAACATCCGTTGCCTCGTCTGACTGATGTGTTTGCAGAGGTCCTAATTCTGGTATCTCAGTCTTCTCAAGGATGTTCTATTGACTCAGTTTCTCTTTTGCTATTTCATTTTACTTTTCACTTTTATTAATATTAATTACTTGACTGCCATTTTTGGATGGCATCGTCCATTGTTTGGAAGTCAGCATCTGCAAGCAGTGCTATCTCCCCATTTTTGTACTCAATTCGAACAATGTCTTCGGTATCGTTGAACACGCGCTTAACTTTGTCTGTGTTTACGTTGATACATCCGTTGTTCTCATCGACTAACTTAATCAGCATATATAATGCTGCATTTCTCTTGGTTCTTGCATCCATAACGTTTAATCTCTGCAAAATTAATGGTTTTATTTGGAATATGCAAGCATTTAGTTTTTTTTAAATGAATATAGGTGTAAATTCAAAAATGCTATCTTTAGACGGTTGTGAGAATGAAACTTTATACTTAACTTTGCAGCCGAAAACCTGACTCATTCGGAACAAGGGATTCTGCACGAACTTCGTCGGCCAAATGTGCGCACAGAACTGGCTGTCCTTACGAAAAGCTAATTCCTCCGTCTGTTTAATTGGCAAGTGCTGCGAGCTGCACGATTCTTGGCAATAATGACTGTTGTAAATCCGCGAGGTCTTCAGTGAGTGCCCCTGTACGATCACTCTCGCCGCCTTGCCAAAGGTATATTTAATAATTATAATTATGGATATAGCTTTATCAATTACCAAACTCAGAACAAGTAGGCTTTATACCAGGAAAGGTTTTGCCTATAAAACAGGTATTGAGCTTAGGCATCTTATTGCAGTAGAGGAAAGACGGGTAGCTGCCACTCAAAATGACATTGAAGCAATCTGTAGAGCAATGAAGTTGAAATATGATGATTGGATTAGGTAATAAGGAACGTTATTGTATATATACTCGACTCGTTGATGATCCCAATGTACGACTGTATTACAAAGGACTGGATAAGTCGGAAAATGCATCGAGTGTACTAAGTGTAGTAGTTGGATTTTCAAAAGAAGACTCCATTGTGATGAACAAAGATACTGCAAAAGAAATATGTAGCCAACTTAATGAAAACTTAGACACTCTTCTTGCGCATGGATTCGATAAATTCAAAATTTCCCAGCTGACAGTAGTGAAAGCTGGGAAATAGTATGATTGTCGTAAAGATTATTCTTTAGACGAACCTTCTTTCTGGAATTCTTCAATTATAAAGTCGAATACAGAATATAATTCAGAAACGGATCTTTCTAATTCTTCATTATAGATCTCTGGTGCTAAAGTACGAAGTTTTGCAAAATTGAGTTTCATATCATAAAACTTAGCTTTAACCTCATTTTTTTTCTCAGACAAATCAAACTTTTCCCTGATGCCCCAATCCTTCTTCATTTGCTTTATATCATAATTTCGAATAGATTCACCATTGTCGAAATGTTCGATTTGGTCATTAAAAAGCATTTCCTTACTAACATAAGTGCGAATCAAATGAACAGTTCGGAATCTATATGATTCACCAAACCCTAGCCCTTCTTCCAATGCTACCACAATACCTTCGTTGCCATTCTCTAAAGAGTGGAACTTAACTGTCATTGGACCGACTCTATTCATCAATTTGTGAATTACTGCCTCACTGCATTCTTCAATGCCCATACGCTCTTTATAGCGACTAAAAAAATGAGGTTTGTAGACTATTGTTTGTACATTGTCCCGGTCGTCTTGACTAAGTTCATAGACAAATTTTCCATTAGATGATTCGTGAATGCAGTATATACTTGTAAGCGGTTGATTAATATTTTTCTTTGACAGAGCCAACATTGTTATAAACCAGCGATTCTTTCTAACTGTTCGCTGTTCATATCTCATTGTGACAGGAAATTGTTTTGCCTTAAGAACTTTTCTACGGAACTCTATTTTTTTATAATCTCTTTTGGCAAGGATATTTTCTAGATCGGCCTTTGATTCGTGGTCGATTTCTTCAGGAGTCATATTTGCTGTGTACATATACTTATTTCTAAAAATATATTATGGTGTCACCTTCCCAGCGGTAGTCGATAGTGACACAGACGTTGATACTAAATGATATTAAATCCACTCCGAATTCTCGGTATGCACTACGTATGTTTGTAACTGTGGGATTATACAGTTCATCCGATGTGGATTCTGGGCTTTTCTTCAAATAGCCCTGGAATTTCTCACGGAAACGATGGATACTATCAACATTGGTAGTAATCAGGCCCTGGCTCTCCTGAAAGTACTGGGGCATGAGGTTGAGCTGTTCATCTTTGTTGCAGCTAACAAAACTGAACAGTAAAGCTCCAAAGATTAATGCAACCAATGGGCGACCACATGTTGCGTTAATCTTAAGCCAAAAGCTTAAAAAGCTATTAGGAAAATCTTTCCCGTAAAACCTATTTCCCATATCTACCTGTTTATGATCTTTGTTTTCGGCAACAAAAATAAAGCAAATATTTGAAAGCACCAAAGGAATTTTGTTTTTTCCGGAAATAAAATGAAAAACCACTATGTCTATAAAGAAAATAAATCCTGCTATCAATAAGTGTAAACGTTAATGATAGCAGGACAGGATACTAGATTTTTTTAACCAATGCGTAAGTGTTTAGTGTAGAAATCCTGCAGGGGGAAGTCTTTGTTAGGAATGAATTCTATGTCGTATGAAGTGGTGATGTGTATTATTCTGTCAATTGGAATCTTGGCTGCGCGCTTGTTCGTAGAGTCGTGACAAAGGAGATAATATTTCGGGCAGTCGAACATGATATAGTACGGATGTACAACAATAACTTCTTCAGCTTTTTTGTTTGATTTACAAGTAATGAGAGCTGGCGATTTTGAACGGATATGCTGGTAAATAGACTTGAATATTTTACAAGCAGATTTAGAAGGAGTTTTCTTATAAAGCACAATAGGTTCACTTTCGACATCAACTTCAAGCATGTCAGAAAGCCTACGAGAAAGTGATTCGTAAACTAATGTACCTTGTATAGGGTCACAAAAAAGGATAGACATCAGAGCCGAATGAAGATGTTCTATCTCATCAAAAGTGAACGTATTTTTGAATATTGAATTACCGATTTGCTCATAACGATAATAGTTCTCATGACTGTGACGTTCTACGCGGATTTTCCTTCGATACACATACCGGATTGTATCGATATCGTTTCTAATGGTGTTTGTAGAAACCGGCGGAAATCCGTTAGCTTCAAGTCCGTCATTTACTGCTTCCAACATCTCTTTTACTGAGCTTCCATGTTGTCTGTTTAATAGGCGGTCGATGATAATTTCTCGAGCCGCAGCATGTTTTGTATTTGCCATTTTTGCTATAATTAAATCTAATGTTCCGTAAACGAGATGCAAAATTATAAAATAAATATTCAATAATAACAGATACCATCTGAAAACAGAATGACATCGTGCACTTTTTCCGAAATATGAACTAAACTGTTACAAATTGACTGGAAAAGATGGCAATTTACATAATACCACCCAATGAAATAGGATATGTTTCATGCTGGGGAAACTTCTCACAACCGATGTAGAGGGTATCAAAAGCATCGGTGCCGTCGGTTCGATGCTCGAGCAGGTCCTCTTCAGACTCGGGCTGCTTCTCCATAGACTTGTTCTTGCGGAAGCCCAACCTGCCCCGCTCTACCCCAGCCGACTGGATTGCCAGTATGAGATCGTCGTTGTTCTGACGATTGAAGAACGGCATGAGGCGCTGCTTACCAGCGAAGCCCTGATTGATGAGCAGGTACTTCTCATCGTGGCGCATAGGGTTGCCCAGGTACACATCCTGTACCTGCCACCCGTGGCGCTCAAATTCATGGACGACGACGTAGCGGAAGTCCTGGTCATTCACGGCATAGTTCGAGCCGAGGGCCGTGGCGTCGTAGTAGAAGATAACCGTCTTGTTCTGATGATAAGCGTAG is a genomic window of Xylanibacter ruminicola 23 containing:
- a CDS encoding DNA cytosine methyltransferase, with the translated sequence MKVISLFSGCGGLDLGFERAGFEVPVANEFDPSIWETFEANHPKTKLIRGDIRNIKESDFPKDVDGIIGGPPCQSWSEAGSLRGIEDARGQLFFDYIRILQEVKPKFFLAENVSGMLADRHSGAVQNILNMFKESGYNVSLTLVNAKDYGVAQERKRVFYIGFRNDLNIDFKFPEGSTRDDKKKITLRDIIWDLKDSAVPALEKNHHNPEAINNNEYFIGAYSTIYMSRNRVKAWDEQGFTVQASGRQCQLHPQAPKMIKFDTNDCRFVEGKEHLYRRMTVREVARVQGFPDSFKFIYDKVDNAYKMIGNAVPVNLAYEIALAIKDAIEF
- a CDS encoding NgoPII family restriction endonuclease produces the protein MSNYNIITAIINIIKDNRRVIGNSPNSNNRLHSLGEPLEEYIKDAFSNSLGLSGVDKTRKRAEALSYGGGKNNPPDAVLKRGAAIEVKKVESIGNINLNSSYPKSHLFKNDSKISKACREIENGDWDVKDIIYAIGCVEKKKNNLKSLALVYGSVYCASKECYENVFNSVKQSIEESSELDLEETKELAHINAVDPLRITFFRARGMWGISHPFKVGSFADIYRYDESNFELMAIIPSDKYNSFENIDELSELSQRIDNLTIEDTFVQNPNNTADLIEVKLVKYKI
- a CDS encoding helix-turn-helix transcriptional regulator, with translation MANTKHAAAREIIIDRLLNRQHGSSVKEMLEAVNDGLEANGFPPVSTNTIRNDIDTIRYVYRRKIRVERHSHENYYRYEQIGNSIFKNTFTFDEIEHLHSALMSILFCDPIQGTLVYESLSRRLSDMLEVDVESEPIVLYKKTPSKSACKIFKSIYQHIRSKSPALITCKSNKKAEEVIVVHPYYIMFDCPKYYLLCHDSTNKRAAKIPIDRIIHITTSYDIEFIPNKDFPLQDFYTKHLRIG